In Achromobacter spanius, the following proteins share a genomic window:
- the rbbA gene encoding ribosome-associated ATPase/putative transporter RbbA yields the protein MPPLTAASPCAPVIKLSDVTLRYGKTLALDKITLGIPAGRMVGLIGPDGVGKSSLLALIAGSRAVQAGTVYVLDGDMASKHHRDAVCPRIAYMPQGLGKNLYPTLSVEENLQFFGRLFGHGEAERRRRIDSLTGSTGLAPFLSRPAGKLSGGMKQKLGLCCALIHDPDLLILDEPTTGVDPLARAQFWDLINDIRRERSGMSVVVATAYMDEAQRFDWLIAMDDGRVLATGTPGELQQRTRTDTLEAAFIALLPEEKRRGHKPVEITPLALDDNAPIAIEARDLTMRFGDFVAVDHVNFRIRQGEIFGFLGSNGCGKSTTMKMLTGLLPASEGQAWLFGNEVDPRNIDTRRRVGYMSQAFSLYGELTVRQNLVLHARLFHVPTAEIASRVDEMVARFDLTDALDELPEKLPMGVRQRLSLAVAMVHKPELLILDEPTSGVDPVARDNFWRLLISLARQDQVTIFISTHFMNEAQRCDRMSLMHAGKVLVSASPNEIMRMRGARTLEEAFIAYLIDAGAGTPPAPLPARKAQDADAPRLNKTAMPDHAPARGPRGFNLQRMISYLWRESLELRRDPVRATLALAGSLLLMFVIGFGISLDVEDLRYAVMDRDQTSLSQNYALNLAGSRYFLEQPPIADYQDMDARMRSGELSLAIEIPQGFARDAERGRSAQIGIWIDGAMPQRAETIRGYVQGMHQGWLQQQARERLGNAATQQISIETRFRYNPDVRSLPAMVPAVIPLLLLMMPAMLTALAVVREKELGSIINLYVTPVTRLEFLLGKQAPYVTLAMLNFLLMTLLAVTVFGVPITGSFATLLAAALIYNVVATAIGLLASTFTRSQIAALFFTMIGTLVPAVQFAGLLNPVSSLEGMGRLIGEIYPATHMLTISRGVFSKALDFSSLWDSFWPLLVAIPVILGASVLLLKKQET from the coding sequence ATCGGCCCGGACGGCGTGGGCAAATCCAGCCTGCTGGCGCTGATTGCCGGCTCTCGCGCGGTACAGGCCGGCACGGTGTACGTGCTGGATGGCGACATGGCCAGCAAGCATCATCGCGACGCCGTCTGCCCGCGCATCGCCTACATGCCGCAGGGCTTGGGCAAGAACCTGTACCCCACCCTGTCGGTGGAAGAGAACCTGCAATTTTTCGGCCGCCTGTTCGGCCACGGCGAGGCCGAGCGCCGCCGCCGTATCGACAGCCTGACGGGCAGTACCGGCCTGGCCCCATTCCTGTCGCGTCCGGCCGGCAAGCTGTCCGGCGGCATGAAACAGAAGCTGGGCCTGTGCTGCGCGCTGATCCATGACCCTGACCTGCTGATCCTGGACGAACCGACCACCGGCGTTGATCCGCTGGCGCGTGCGCAGTTCTGGGACCTGATCAACGACATCCGGCGCGAACGCAGCGGCATGAGCGTCGTCGTCGCCACCGCCTACATGGACGAAGCGCAGCGCTTTGACTGGCTGATCGCCATGGACGACGGCCGGGTGCTGGCCACCGGCACGCCCGGCGAACTGCAACAGCGCACGCGCACCGACACGCTGGAAGCCGCCTTCATCGCCCTGTTGCCGGAAGAAAAGCGGCGCGGCCACAAGCCCGTCGAGATCACGCCATTGGCGCTGGACGACAACGCCCCCATTGCCATCGAGGCGCGCGACCTGACCATGCGGTTCGGCGATTTCGTGGCCGTGGACCACGTCAACTTTCGCATTCGCCAAGGCGAGATCTTTGGCTTTTTGGGGTCCAACGGCTGCGGCAAGTCCACCACCATGAAGATGCTGACCGGCCTGCTGCCGGCCAGCGAAGGCCAGGCCTGGCTGTTCGGCAACGAGGTCGATCCCCGCAATATCGATACGCGGCGCCGGGTGGGCTATATGTCGCAGGCGTTTTCGCTGTATGGCGAGCTGACCGTGCGCCAGAACCTGGTGCTGCACGCCCGTTTGTTCCATGTGCCCACGGCCGAGATTGCTTCCCGCGTCGACGAGATGGTGGCGCGCTTTGACCTGACCGATGCGCTGGACGAACTGCCCGAGAAGCTGCCGATGGGCGTGCGCCAGCGCCTGTCGCTGGCGGTGGCCATGGTGCACAAGCCGGAGCTGCTGATTCTGGACGAACCGACCTCGGGCGTGGACCCGGTGGCTCGCGACAATTTCTGGCGCCTTCTGATTTCGCTGGCGCGGCAGGACCAGGTCACGATCTTCATTTCCACCCACTTCATGAACGAGGCGCAGCGCTGCGACCGGATGTCGCTGATGCACGCGGGCAAGGTGCTGGTCAGTGCCTCGCCAAACGAAATCATGCGCATGCGGGGCGCCAGAACGCTGGAAGAGGCCTTCATCGCCTACCTGATCGACGCGGGCGCCGGCACGCCGCCGGCCCCCTTGCCCGCCCGGAAAGCGCAAGACGCAGACGCGCCCCGGCTGAACAAGACCGCCATGCCCGACCACGCGCCGGCCCGAGGGCCTCGTGGCTTCAACCTGCAACGGATGATCAGCTACCTGTGGCGCGAATCGCTGGAATTGCGTCGTGACCCGGTGCGCGCCACGCTGGCGCTAGCCGGCTCGCTTCTGCTGATGTTCGTCATCGGCTTTGGCATCAGCCTGGATGTGGAAGACCTGCGCTACGCCGTCATGGACCGAGACCAGACCAGCCTGAGCCAGAACTACGCCTTGAACCTGGCCGGCTCGCGCTACTTCCTCGAGCAGCCCCCCATTGCCGACTACCAGGACATGGACGCCCGCATGCGCAGCGGCGAACTATCCTTGGCCATCGAAATCCCGCAGGGGTTCGCACGCGACGCCGAACGCGGGCGCAGTGCACAGATCGGCATCTGGATCGACGGCGCCATGCCGCAACGCGCCGAGACCATACGCGGCTATGTGCAAGGCATGCACCAGGGCTGGTTGCAACAGCAGGCGCGTGAACGGTTGGGCAACGCAGCCACGCAGCAGATCAGCATCGAAACGCGCTTTCGCTACAACCCCGACGTGCGCAGCCTGCCCGCCATGGTGCCGGCCGTGATTCCGCTGTTGCTGTTGATGATGCCGGCAATGCTGACGGCGCTGGCCGTCGTGCGGGAAAAGGAACTGGGCTCGATCATCAATCTGTACGTCACACCGGTCACGCGACTGGAATTCCTGTTGGGCAAGCAGGCGCCTTACGTCACGCTGGCGATGTTGAACTTCCTGTTGATGACGCTGCTGGCGGTGACCGTGTTCGGCGTGCCCATCACCGGTAGCTTCGCCACGCTGCTGGCCGCGGCGCTGATCTACAACGTGGTGGCAACCGCCATCGGATTGCTGGCGTCGACGTTCACGCGCAGCCAGATCGCGGCGCTGTTCTTCACCATGATCGGCACGCTGGTGCCGGCGGTACAGTTCGCCGGGCTGCTCAACCCCGTGTCGTCGCTGGAAGGCATGGGCCGGCTGATCGGGGAAATTTATCCGGCCACCCACATGTTGACCATCAGCCGTGGCGTGTTCAGCAAAGCGCTGGACTTCTCCAGCTTGTGGGATTCGTTCTGGCCCCTGCTTGTGGCGATACCCGTGATCCTGGGCGCGTCGGTGCTGCTTTTGAAAAAGCAGGAGACCTGA
- a CDS encoding ABC transporter permease: MPRHLSNIYRLGVKELWSLARDPMMLALIFISFTLMIYTAATAVPESLHNAAIAVVDEDVSPLSARIASAFYPPHFTRPQMVTAAEADVGMDAGRYTFSVNIPPNFQRDVLAGKPAQIQLNVDATRMSQAFTGSNYIQQIVSDEINEFVRRYRKPTELPVELAVRMRFNPNLTQTWFGSLMEIINNVTMLSIILTGAALIREREHGTIEHLLVMPVTPTEIMVAKVWSMGLVVLVAAGLSLTFVVRGLLHVPIEGSVALFLAGVALHLFATTSMGIFMATLARSMPQFGMLLVLVLLPLQMLSGGTTPRESMPQFVQDIMLAAPTTHFVELGQAILFRGAGLSVVWQPFLALALIGGVLFAFSLKRFRKTLSQMA; this comes from the coding sequence ATGCCGCGACACCTGTCCAATATCTACCGGCTGGGCGTGAAAGAGCTTTGGAGCCTGGCGCGCGACCCCATGATGCTGGCGTTGATCTTCATTTCGTTCACCCTGATGATCTACACGGCGGCCACGGCGGTGCCTGAATCCCTGCACAACGCCGCCATCGCCGTGGTGGACGAAGACGTCTCGCCGCTATCCGCGCGCATCGCCTCGGCGTTCTACCCGCCGCATTTCACCCGGCCGCAGATGGTCACGGCAGCCGAAGCCGACGTCGGCATGGATGCCGGGCGCTACACATTTTCCGTCAACATCCCACCGAATTTCCAGCGCGACGTGCTGGCCGGCAAGCCCGCGCAGATCCAACTGAACGTGGATGCGACTCGCATGAGTCAGGCGTTCACGGGCAGCAACTACATCCAGCAGATCGTCAGCGACGAGATCAACGAATTCGTCCGGCGTTACCGCAAGCCGACTGAACTGCCGGTGGAGCTTGCGGTGCGCATGCGGTTCAACCCCAATCTGACGCAGACGTGGTTCGGCAGCCTGATGGAGATCATCAACAACGTCACCATGTTGTCCATCATCCTGACCGGAGCGGCCCTGATCCGCGAGCGGGAACATGGCACCATCGAGCACCTGCTTGTCATGCCGGTCACGCCCACCGAGATCATGGTGGCGAAAGTGTGGTCGATGGGCCTGGTGGTGCTGGTGGCCGCCGGCCTGTCGCTGACGTTCGTGGTGCGTGGCCTGCTGCACGTGCCCATTGAAGGGTCGGTGGCGCTGTTCCTGGCGGGCGTGGCGCTGCACCTGTTCGCCACCACCTCCATGGGCATCTTCATGGCGACGCTGGCGCGCAGCATGCCGCAGTTCGGCATGCTGCTGGTGCTGGTGCTGTTGCCGTTGCAGATGCTGTCCGGTGGCACGACGCCGCGCGAAAGCATGCCCCAGTTCGTACAGGACATCATGCTGGCCGCCCCCACCACGCACTTCGTGGAGCTGGGCCAGGCCATCCTGTTTCGCGGCGCGGGGCTCAGCGTCGTCTGGCAGCCCTTCCTGGCGTTGGCGCTGATCGGCGGCGTCTTGTTCGCCTTCTCGTTGAAGCGCTTTCGCAAGACCCTCAGCCAGATGGCGTGA
- a CDS encoding class I adenylate-forming enzyme family protein: protein MTLSEPTLVAAFARAWSQPAWATRPAIVTPDTTLTYADLHGRVARIAGGLRAAEVAPGSYVAVAMERSLDQVLTILGVMAAGACPCPLEPRLSVEETARRVAAVGLTWLVHDEANTATAAASGLAPSRVLAAANVANAAQANNADNAPTLDHATDISPDAPGLLLFTSGSTGNPKGVLLSHRGLANNARGVLAHTGLTPDDRLLHVMPLHHTNALNNQIFAPLLAGASVALAGRFRADDMPGLLRAFRPTIITGVPTMYARMLELEFDAASLAGLRFARCGSAPITEALHRRIEAFLGCPLVVSYGLSEATCTSTMNPPGARRVGSVGTVLAGQSVTLRLPDGSLAAPGGEGEICIAGDSLMLGYLGVDNGDDGALTLLRTGDLGRFDDAGYLSITGRIKDVIIRGGENISPALIEGVVTGLPFVAACCVVGAPDDDLGEVPVIFVQPQGDATPGVKEAAALQADVLSRLGRIYVPRDVFWVERLPENAVGKVDRKALSGLASRKAEQAETICSK, encoded by the coding sequence ATGACGCTTTCCGAACCCACCTTGGTGGCGGCCTTTGCGCGCGCCTGGAGCCAGCCTGCATGGGCCACGCGCCCCGCTATTGTCACCCCCGACACCACCTTGACGTATGCCGACCTGCACGGCCGCGTTGCGCGCATTGCGGGTGGCTTGCGCGCGGCCGAGGTCGCGCCGGGCAGCTATGTGGCGGTGGCCATGGAGCGGTCGCTGGATCAAGTGTTGACGATACTGGGCGTGATGGCGGCGGGGGCGTGCCCCTGCCCGCTGGAGCCCCGGCTGTCGGTCGAGGAAACGGCGCGGCGAGTGGCGGCGGTGGGTTTGACGTGGCTGGTGCACGACGAGGCCAACACGGCGACCGCGGCGGCCAGTGGCCTGGCCCCGTCGCGAGTGCTGGCGGCGGCGAATGTCGCCAATGCCGCCCAAGCGAACAATGCGGACAATGCGCCAACGCTCGATCACGCCACCGATATTTCGCCTGACGCCCCGGGCTTGTTGCTGTTCACCTCCGGCAGCACCGGCAACCCCAAGGGCGTGCTGTTAAGCCACCGAGGCCTGGCGAACAACGCGCGCGGCGTGTTGGCGCATACCGGCCTGACTCCCGACGACCGGCTGCTGCACGTGATGCCGCTGCATCACACCAACGCACTGAACAACCAGATCTTCGCGCCGCTGCTGGCGGGCGCCAGCGTGGCGCTGGCCGGCCGCTTTCGCGCCGACGACATGCCGGGGCTGTTGCGCGCGTTTCGCCCCACCATCATCACGGGCGTGCCCACCATGTACGCCCGCATGCTGGAACTGGAGTTCGACGCGGCCAGCCTGGCGGGCCTGCGCTTTGCGCGCTGCGGATCGGCGCCCATCACCGAAGCGCTGCATCGGCGCATTGAAGCGTTCCTGGGCTGCCCGCTGGTGGTGTCCTACGGTCTGTCTGAAGCCACCTGCACGTCCACCATGAACCCGCCCGGTGCGCGGCGCGTGGGGTCTGTCGGCACCGTGCTGGCTGGGCAAAGCGTCACGCTGCGGCTGCCGGACGGATCCCTGGCCGCACCGGGCGGCGAAGGTGAAATCTGCATCGCGGGCGACAGCCTGATGCTGGGTTATCTGGGCGTGGACAATGGCGACGATGGCGCGCTGACCTTGTTGCGCACCGGCGACCTGGGGCGCTTCGACGATGCCGGCTACCTGAGCATCACGGGCCGCATCAAGGACGTGATCATTCGTGGCGGCGAGAACATTTCACCTGCCTTGATTGAAGGCGTGGTGACGGGGCTGCCTTTCGTTGCCGCGTGCTGCGTGGTGGGCGCGCCGGATGATGACCTGGGCGAAGTGCCGGTGATCTTCGTGCAGCCCCAGGGGGATGCGACACCCGGCGTCAAAGAGGCCGCGGCGCTGCAAGCCGATGTGTTGTCGCGGCTGGGCCGCATCTATGTGCCGCGCGACGTGTTCTGGGTGGAACGGCTGCCGGAAAACGCGGTGGGCAAGGTGGACCGCAAGGCGCTCTCCGGGCTGGCGTCGCGCAAGGCCGAGCAGGCGGAAACCATCTGCTCGAAGTAG
- a CDS encoding CoA-transferase subunit beta, which produces MAEQWSGFSYIVTNLARFIRPDEITFSGVNSTMPMLACLLAKRAYDWDFVYINVAGGVNPRPSQIPISSSDPVLAEHTASIFSNEDFYDLCTRGRMDLTFLGAAQIDGAGCANNSCIGDWHEPKVRLPGGGGGAVMLPTAKRACTWRTEHSRRTFVSKLDFMTSWGGFHGVVTPIAVFIKRDGRLALQSWHPESSLSEVRERTGFEFDATGAEPTAPPTEQEARALRELDADGQFERDAAVALR; this is translated from the coding sequence ATGGCTGAACAATGGTCGGGCTTTTCCTACATCGTGACGAATCTGGCGCGCTTCATCCGCCCCGATGAAATCACCTTCAGCGGCGTCAATTCCACCATGCCGATGCTGGCCTGCCTGTTGGCCAAGCGCGCCTACGACTGGGACTTCGTCTACATCAACGTGGCGGGCGGCGTGAACCCGCGTCCCTCGCAGATTCCCATTTCCAGTTCAGACCCGGTACTGGCCGAACACACCGCGTCGATTTTCTCGAACGAAGACTTCTACGACCTGTGCACGCGCGGCCGCATGGACCTGACCTTCCTGGGCGCGGCGCAGATCGATGGCGCGGGCTGCGCCAACAATTCCTGCATTGGCGACTGGCATGAACCCAAGGTGCGGTTGCCTGGCGGCGGAGGCGGTGCGGTGATGCTGCCCACGGCCAAGCGCGCCTGCACGTGGCGCACCGAGCATTCGCGCCGCACCTTCGTATCGAAGCTGGATTTCATGACGTCGTGGGGCGGCTTTCATGGGGTGGTGACGCCCATCGCCGTGTTCATCAAGCGCGACGGGCGGCTGGCGCTGCAATCGTGGCATCCGGAGTCCAGCTTGTCGGAAGTGCGCGAGCGCACCGGCTTTGAATTCGACGCGACCGGCGCCGAACCCACCGCGCCGCCGACCGAGCAGGAAGCGCGCGCGTTGCGAGAGCTGGACGCGGACGGCCAATTCGAACGCGACGCCGCCGTCGCGCTGCGCTAG
- a CDS encoding CoA transferase subunit A — translation MASGFNQPNKQCTVAELAALVPNGASIALGGSFLHRGPFAFVRELIRQGKRDLELVKQSPGYDVDILCRAGVLRRVRAGIVAMEGNFGLAPWYRRAVEHREIELEEHACASLTAGLRAAAFGVPFQPCGGLHGSGLPELNGWACLDDPYGSGQKTYVVPAIRPDFAVIQASEVDALGNVRVHGTAHWDRIMSRAAGSVLVVAEKVVDSAVFEAQPESTLVPYFMVQAYAVAPGSAWPGSCWPDYAIDYPAVEAYMDKNSDLQAHLAAAPEVQGGNHG, via the coding sequence ATGGCTTCAGGCTTCAATCAACCCAACAAGCAGTGCACGGTGGCCGAACTGGCCGCGCTGGTGCCCAATGGCGCGTCCATCGCGCTGGGCGGCAGCTTTCTGCACCGTGGGCCGTTCGCGTTCGTGCGCGAACTGATCCGGCAAGGCAAGCGCGACCTGGAACTGGTCAAGCAGTCGCCGGGATACGACGTGGACATCCTCTGCCGCGCGGGCGTGCTGCGCCGCGTGCGCGCGGGCATCGTCGCCATGGAAGGCAACTTCGGCCTGGCGCCGTGGTATCGCCGCGCCGTGGAACACCGCGAGATCGAACTGGAAGAACACGCCTGCGCCAGCCTCACGGCCGGCTTGCGGGCGGCGGCCTTTGGCGTGCCGTTCCAGCCTTGCGGCGGGCTGCATGGCAGCGGCCTGCCGGAGCTGAACGGCTGGGCCTGCCTGGACGACCCCTACGGCAGCGGCCAGAAAACCTATGTGGTGCCCGCCATCCGCCCCGACTTCGCGGTGATCCAGGCGTCTGAAGTGGATGCGCTGGGCAATGTGCGCGTGCATGGCACGGCGCATTGGGACCGCATCATGTCGCGCGCGGCGGGCAGCGTGCTGGTGGTGGCCGAGAAGGTCGTCGACAGCGCGGTATTCGAAGCGCAGCCGGAATCCACGCTGGTGCCGTACTTCATGGTGCAGGCCTACGCGGTGGCGCCGGGCAGCGCCTGGCCGGGATCGTGCTGGCCCGACTACGCCATCGACTATCCGGCCGTAGAGGCCTACATGGACAAGAACAGCGATCTACAAGCGCACCTGGCCGCCGCGCCCGAAGTGCAAGGGGGCAATCATGGCTGA
- a CDS encoding enoyl-CoA hydratase/isomerase family protein — protein sequence MSVLRIDKQGARHVLTLTRADKMNALSAELVDALIAALDEAEAQGAKLIVLKGEGKNFSAGFDFGDWQSQSEGDLLLRFVRIETLLQRLAASPCLTVALAHGRNFGAGVDVFGACKWRISAPDATFRMPGLKFGLVLGTRRFAALVGAERARVVLEQAATFSAEEALRDGFATRLAVAQEWPDIEQQAWDTAQALTDASRIQLYAALSQETPDADLARLVRSAAAPGLKDRVAAYLQAR from the coding sequence ATGAGCGTGCTGCGTATCGACAAACAGGGTGCGCGGCATGTGCTGACGCTGACGCGCGCCGACAAGATGAACGCGCTGTCCGCCGAATTGGTGGACGCGCTGATCGCCGCGCTGGACGAAGCCGAGGCGCAGGGCGCCAAGCTGATCGTGCTGAAGGGCGAAGGCAAGAACTTCAGCGCGGGCTTTGACTTTGGGGACTGGCAGTCGCAAAGCGAGGGCGACCTGCTGCTGCGCTTTGTGCGTATCGAGACCCTGCTGCAACGCCTGGCGGCGTCGCCGTGCCTGACCGTGGCGCTGGCGCATGGCCGCAACTTCGGCGCGGGTGTGGATGTATTCGGTGCCTGCAAATGGCGCATCAGCGCGCCGGACGCCACGTTCCGCATGCCGGGCCTGAAGTTCGGTCTGGTGCTGGGCACGCGCCGCTTTGCCGCGCTGGTGGGTGCCGAGCGTGCCCGCGTGGTGCTGGAGCAGGCTGCCACGTTCAGCGCGGAAGAAGCTTTGCGCGACGGCTTTGCGACCCGGCTTGCCGTGGCGCAGGAATGGCCCGACATCGAACAGCAGGCGTGGGACACGGCGCAGGCATTGACGGACGCCAGCCGCATTCAGCTCTACGCCGCGCTGTCGCAGGAAACGCCCGACGCCGACTTGGCGCGCCTGGTGCGTTCGGCGGCGGCGCCCGGCTTGAAGGACCGCGTGGCCGCGTATCTGCAAGCGCGCTAA
- a CDS encoding CaiB/BaiF CoA transferase family protein, with the protein MTPSSALAGITVLEICNVAAGPFCGMLLADMGADVIKVENPEGGDTLRSWPPISDGYSENFASLNRNKKSVTLNLKNPEDLALARELAQTVDVLIENNRPGVMDRLGLGYAQLREANPKLVYCSISAYGQSGPRSQEGGFDLTIQAMSGIMSVTGEAGGEPVKCGVPVADFSAGLYGAFAIASALRAAQASGQGTHIDVPMLGATLGIAALQTSEFFGSGKDPVKLGSAHPRNAPYQAFRCQGGYFGMAAGNQALWKSVCATVGRDDLLADPRFTDTSARARNQTALREILEAIFANEDAQTWLSRFRAAGVPCAPINTYSEVLADPQVEHMGWVQPVELPNGVQTRTFGLPVRFDGQTTALRLRPPALGEHNDEVLGALRAAMKGAVA; encoded by the coding sequence ATGACACCCAGTTCGGCACTGGCCGGCATTACCGTGCTGGAAATTTGCAACGTCGCGGCGGGACCGTTTTGCGGCATGTTGTTGGCGGATATGGGCGCCGACGTCATCAAGGTCGAAAACCCCGAGGGCGGCGATACGCTGCGTAGCTGGCCGCCCATTTCTGACGGCTACAGCGAGAACTTCGCGTCCTTGAACCGCAACAAGAAGTCGGTGACGCTGAACCTGAAAAACCCAGAAGACCTGGCCCTGGCGCGCGAATTGGCGCAGACCGTCGACGTGCTGATCGAAAACAATCGGCCGGGCGTGATGGATCGGCTGGGACTGGGGTATGCGCAACTGCGCGAGGCCAATCCCAAACTTGTCTATTGCTCGATTTCGGCCTACGGGCAGTCGGGCCCGCGTTCACAGGAAGGCGGTTTCGACCTGACCATCCAGGCCATGAGCGGCATCATGAGCGTCACCGGTGAAGCCGGCGGCGAACCCGTGAAATGCGGCGTGCCGGTGGCGGATTTTTCGGCCGGCCTGTATGGCGCCTTCGCCATCGCTTCGGCCTTGCGCGCGGCCCAGGCCAGCGGGCAGGGCACGCACATTGATGTGCCGATGCTGGGCGCGACGCTGGGCATTGCCGCCTTGCAGACGTCGGAATTCTTCGGCAGCGGCAAAGACCCCGTGAAGCTGGGCTCGGCCCACCCGCGCAACGCGCCGTATCAGGCGTTCCGTTGCCAGGGCGGTTATTTCGGCATGGCCGCCGGCAACCAGGCATTGTGGAAAAGCGTATGCGCCACCGTCGGGCGCGATGACCTGCTGGCCGACCCGCGCTTTACCGACACCAGCGCCCGCGCCCGCAACCAGACCGCCTTGCGCGAGATCCTGGAAGCCATCTTCGCTAACGAGGATGCGCAGACCTGGCTGTCGCGCTTCCGTGCCGCGGGCGTGCCTTGCGCACCAATCAACACCTATTCCGAAGTGCTGGCCGACCCGCAGGTGGAACACATGGGTTGGGTGCAGCCGGTTGAACTGCCCAACGGCGTGCAGACGCGCACCTTCGGTTTGCCGGTGCGCTTTGACGGCCAGACCACGGCGCTGCGCCTGCGTCCGCCCGCGCTGGGCGAGCACAACGACGAAGTGCTGGGCGCCTTGCGCGCGGCCATGAAGGGAGCAGTGGCATGA
- a CDS encoding Bug family tripartite tricarboxylate transporter substrate binding protein, whose amino-acid sequence MKQTWRIALAGAVLALAAGPALAQTWPAKPIRMVVPFPPGGATDAAARIYAQHLGDFLGQGVVVENKAGAGGEIGAEYVAKSAPDGYTLLMGAVGSHAIHAAMPDKPGYDFATAFVGVSMATSMPMAVAVNSKVPANNVQELIALAKSKPGTITFGSAGPGTSQHMAGELFQVVTGTRLMHVPYRGSGPAITDLLGGQIDMVIETLPALLPQVASGKIRLLGVTTAKRATALPDLPTLMEQGVKDYSVATAYALLAPAGTPPAVVDKLSAGMQKAAAMESVQQAALKLGADAVATSPEDTSRVLKREVARWADVVRLSSAK is encoded by the coding sequence ATGAAGCAAACGTGGCGCATTGCCCTGGCGGGCGCGGTCCTGGCGCTGGCCGCCGGACCCGCCCTGGCCCAGACCTGGCCGGCCAAACCCATCCGCATGGTCGTGCCCTTCCCACCCGGCGGCGCCACCGATGCCGCGGCCCGCATCTATGCGCAACACCTGGGAGACTTCCTGGGGCAAGGCGTGGTGGTGGAAAACAAGGCGGGCGCGGGCGGTGAGATCGGCGCCGAGTACGTCGCCAAATCCGCCCCCGACGGCTACACCCTGTTAATGGGCGCGGTGGGCAGCCATGCCATCCACGCGGCTATGCCCGACAAGCCCGGCTACGACTTCGCCACCGCCTTCGTGGGCGTGTCCATGGCCACCAGCATGCCGATGGCGGTGGCCGTCAACAGCAAGGTGCCCGCCAACAACGTGCAGGAATTGATTGCGCTGGCCAAGAGCAAGCCCGGCACCATCACCTTTGGTTCGGCCGGGCCGGGCACCTCGCAGCACATGGCCGGCGAACTGTTCCAGGTGGTGACCGGCACCCGGCTCATGCATGTGCCGTATCGCGGCAGCGGTCCGGCCATCACCGATTTGCTGGGCGGCCAGATCGACATGGTCATCGAAACCCTGCCCGCGCTGTTGCCGCAAGTGGCCAGCGGCAAGATCCGCTTGTTGGGCGTGACCACCGCCAAGCGCGCCACGGCCTTGCCCGACCTGCCCACCTTGATGGAGCAAGGCGTGAAAGACTATTCCGTCGCCACCGCCTATGCGCTGCTGGCGCCCGCCGGCACACCGCCCGCCGTGGTGGACAAGCTGTCGGCCGGCATGCAGAAGGCCGCGGCCATGGAATCCGTGCAGCAAGCGGCGTTGAAACTGGGCGCCGATGCGGTGGCCACGTCCCCAGAAGACACCAGCCGCGTGCTGAAGCGAGAAGTGGCCCGCTGGGCCGACGTGGTGCGCCTGTCGTCCGCCAAATGA